The nucleotide window AACCCGCTCCTTCTGTTATGTAGATGATCTGATAGAAGGTATCTACCGTCTGCTGCTGAGTGACTATCACCTGCCAGTGAACATCGGTAATCCGGAAGAGATCACGCTCAATCAGTTTGCAGAAGAAATCATCGCGCTGACTGAGTCCAAACAAAAAATCGTATACCATCCGTTGCCTAAGGATGATCCTAAACAACGGCAGCCCGATATCACCAAAGCCCGTACCCTGCTGGGATGGGAGCCGAAAGTGAGCAGGAAGGAAGGTTTAAAAATCACCTACGACTATTTTAAACAAGCACTGAAATAATTTCATGAAGCGGAAACTACTTATTACAGGCGGAGCAGGATTTATTGGTTCACATGTGGTACGGTTGTTTGTTACCAAATACCCTGACTACCAGATTGTAAACCTGGATGCCCTTACCTACGCCGGTAACCTGGAAAACCTGTCAGATGTAAGAGACCTGCCCAATTATATCTTCGAAAAAGGAGACATTACAGATGAGGCCTTCATCGATCAGCTTTTCGGGAAGTACCAGTTTGATGGAGTGATCCACCTGGCAGCAGAAAGCCATGTAGACCGCTCCATCATGGACCCGCTGGCTTTTATCAAAACCAATGTGCTGGGAACGGCTGTACTGTTGAACACCGCCCGTAAATACTGGAAAGACAGTTATGATGACAAGCTGTTTTACCATGTATCTACTGATGAGGTATACGGCTCTCTGGGAGCGGAAGGTTTCTTCCATGAAACCACCCCGTACGATCCACGGTCTCCGTATTCCGCATCAAAAGCCAGTTCAGACCATTTTGTGATGGCGTATTATCATACGTATCACCTTCCGGCCATTATTTCCAATTGCTCCAACAACTATGGTTCCCACCATTTCCCGGAGAAATTGATACCGCTGGCCATCCATAATATCAAAAACAACAAGCCTGTTCCAGTATACGGTAAAGGTGAAAACGTACGTGACTGGCTATACGTAAATGATCATGCCCGCGCCATTGATACCATTTTCCATCGTGGCAGGATCGGTGAAACATACAATATCGGCGGCTTCAACGAATGGAAAAATATTGACCTGATCCAGCTGCTGTGCCGTATCATGGACAAAAAGCTGGGACGTCCCGAGGGGACCTCTGCCCAGCTGATCACTTTTGTAAAAGACCGCGCCGGACACGATTTGCGCTATGCCATCGATGCCACCAAGCTGAACAAGGAACTGGGCTGGGAGCCTTCTCTCCAGTTTGAAGAAGGACTGGAAAAAACAGTAGACTGGTACCTGACCAATGAAGAATGGCTGCAACATGTCACCAGCGGAGATTATCAGAAATATTACCAGGAGCAATACCAAAAAAGATAATTTATGGATAACGGATACTGAATCACCATATTCCTTATCCGTTATCCGTAATTCGTAATTATTTTAAACATGTCCTTTTCAGAAACAGGTTTACCCGGACTGTTAGTATACGAGCCTAAAGTATTCGGAGATAGTCGCGGATATTTTTTCGAGAGTTACAACGCTAATACTTTCCGTGATGCCGGCATTGAATACACATTTATCCAGGATAATCAGGCACGTTCTACCTACGGCGTATTAAGGGGTTTGCATTATCAGCTGGAACCCTATGCCCAGACCAAACTGGTGAGAGTACTGGAAGGAAAAATCATTGACGCCGTAGTGGACATCCGGAAAGGTTCTCCCACCTATGGCAAGTCCTTCACGATCGAATTAAGTGCAGAAAACAAACTCCAACTGCTGGTACCCAAAGGGTTTGCCCATGGTTATGCGGTGATCAGCGAAACTGCTGAGGTGATGTACAAGTGCGACAACTTCTATCATAAAGGCAGTGAAGGTGGGATCATTTATAATGACCCGGACCTGAACATTGACTGGGGCATAGAACTGAACAATGCGATCATTTCTGATAAAGACCTGGCATTACCCAGACTGACAGATATTAGCCACAACTTTGTGTTTTAACAGCTGATTATTGTTATGAAAAATATTCTTGTTACCGGCGGCCACGGCCAGTTAGGTCAGTCGCTGAAAAAAGCGGCCACCGCTTATCCTCAGTTCAACCTGATATTTCTGGATGCAACTGAACTGGATGTTACCGATGCAGATGCTCTGTCTGCCTACTTCAGCGCCAACCAGCCAGATGCCTGTATTAACTGTGCCGCCTATACGGCAGTAGACAAAGCAGAATCCGAAGAGGAAAAAGCTTTCCTGCTTAATTTCCAGGCAGTGCTGTTACTCGCCGAAATCTGTGCCGAACACCGCACTCAGCTGATCCATATATCCACTGACTATGTCTTCAGTGGTAAACAGAATGTTCCCTACCGGGAAGATGATGAAACAGATCCGCAGAGTATCTACGG belongs to Chitinophaga sp. HK235 and includes:
- the rfbB gene encoding dTDP-glucose 4,6-dehydratase, whose protein sequence is MKRKLLITGGAGFIGSHVVRLFVTKYPDYQIVNLDALTYAGNLENLSDVRDLPNYIFEKGDITDEAFIDQLFGKYQFDGVIHLAAESHVDRSIMDPLAFIKTNVLGTAVLLNTARKYWKDSYDDKLFYHVSTDEVYGSLGAEGFFHETTPYDPRSPYSASKASSDHFVMAYYHTYHLPAIISNCSNNYGSHHFPEKLIPLAIHNIKNNKPVPVYGKGENVRDWLYVNDHARAIDTIFHRGRIGETYNIGGFNEWKNIDLIQLLCRIMDKKLGRPEGTSAQLITFVKDRAGHDLRYAIDATKLNKELGWEPSLQFEEGLEKTVDWYLTNEEWLQHVTSGDYQKYYQEQYQKR
- the rfbC gene encoding dTDP-4-dehydrorhamnose 3,5-epimerase, with the protein product MSFSETGLPGLLVYEPKVFGDSRGYFFESYNANTFRDAGIEYTFIQDNQARSTYGVLRGLHYQLEPYAQTKLVRVLEGKIIDAVVDIRKGSPTYGKSFTIELSAENKLQLLVPKGFAHGYAVISETAEVMYKCDNFYHKGSEGGIIYNDPDLNIDWGIELNNAIISDKDLALPRLTDISHNFVF